The following are from one region of the Populus trichocarpa isolate Nisqually-1 chromosome 8, P.trichocarpa_v4.1, whole genome shotgun sequence genome:
- the LOC7471085 gene encoding probable protein phosphatase 2C 13 isoform X1: MKETTEIMCNVIDVQYQLCLAKDQQNMAPSTPVFDSISTEVSRFETGAICSVLNGVIRRLISQGLQVVESSAAKLFPRIRSGSYADIGSRPSMDDEHVRIDDLSAHLGSYFKCPSSFYAVFDGHGGPDAAAYVKRNAVRLFFEDVHLPQTSDVDDVFLRALLNSHREAFLQADSALADKSIVSSSCGTTALTALVLGRHLVVANAGDCRAVLCRKGVAVDVSQDHKPSYLPERRRVEELGGRVQGEYLNGPSVTRALSVTRALGDWDFKLPVGSTSPLTAEPEVQQFMLTEADEFLIIGCDGIWDVMSSQHAVSLVRRGLRRHDDPELSARELVMEASRLHSADNLTAVVVCFASPNPVESCEPRSRRLRFFCLSEEARSKLKSLFEGN, translated from the exons atgaaggaaacaACCGAGATAATGTGCAATGTTATTGATGTGCAGTATCAACTTTGCCTGGCTAAAGATCAGCAGAACATGGCTCCTTCAACTCCGGTTTTTGATTCGATTTCCACAGAAGTCTCGCGTTTTGAGACG GGGGCAATTTGTTCGGTCCTGAATGGTGTCATAAGGCGATTGATTAGTCAAGGATTACAA GTCGTGGAGTCTTCTGCTGCCAAGCTTTTTCCTCGCATCCGTTCTGGTAGCTATGCAGATATTGGATCAAGGCCGTCTATGGATGATGAACACGTTAGGATTGATGATCTATCTGCCCATCTGGGTTCTTATTTCAAGTGTCCGAGCTCTTTTTATGCAGTTTTTGATGGTCATGGAGGGCCTGATGCAGCTGCTTATGTCAAGAGGAATGCTGTGAGGTTGTTTTTTGAAGATGTTCACTTGCCACAAACATCTGATGTTGATGATGTCTTCCTAAGAGCACTGTTAAATTCCCATAGGGAAGCGTTTTTACAGGCTGACTCTGCATTGGCTGATAAAAGCATTGTTAGCAGTTCATGTGGAACAACAGCATTGACTGCCCTAGTTCTTGGAAGGCATTTAGTGGTTGCAAATGCTGGTGACTGTCGAGCTGTTCTCTGTAGGAAAGGGGTAGCCGTTGATGTGTCTCAAGATCACAAGCCTTCTTATTTGCCAGAACGCAGACGGGTTGAGGAGTTGGGTGGTCGTGTTCAAGGTGAATATCTTAATGGTCCTTCTGTTACTCGAGCCCTTTCTGTTACTCGAGCCCTTGGAGATTGGGATTTTAAGCTTCCAGTTGGCTCCACATCACCTCTCACTGCTGAGCCAGAGGTTCAACAGTTTATGTTAACAGAGGCTGATGAATTCTTGATTATTGGTTGTGATGGTATCTGGGACGTTATGTCAAGCCAGCATGCTGTCAGCCTTGTCCGTCGTGGGCTTAGGCGGCATGATGACCCAGAACTTAGTGCCAGAGAACTAGTCATGGAAGCATCACGCCTCCATTCAGCTGATAATCTCACTGCTGTTGTTGTCTGCTTCGCTTCACCTAATCCTGTTGAGTCATGCGAACCTCGAAGCCGAAGGTTGAGGTTCTTCTGTCTCTCTGAGGAGGCTCGGAGCAAGCTGAAGAGCTTGTTCGAAGGCAATTGA
- the LOC7471085 gene encoding probable protein phosphatase 2C 13 isoform X2: MKETTEIMCNVIDVQYQLCLAKDQQNMAPSTPVFDSISTEVSRFETVVESSAAKLFPRIRSGSYADIGSRPSMDDEHVRIDDLSAHLGSYFKCPSSFYAVFDGHGGPDAAAYVKRNAVRLFFEDVHLPQTSDVDDVFLRALLNSHREAFLQADSALADKSIVSSSCGTTALTALVLGRHLVVANAGDCRAVLCRKGVAVDVSQDHKPSYLPERRRVEELGGRVQGEYLNGPSVTRALSVTRALGDWDFKLPVGSTSPLTAEPEVQQFMLTEADEFLIIGCDGIWDVMSSQHAVSLVRRGLRRHDDPELSARELVMEASRLHSADNLTAVVVCFASPNPVESCEPRSRRLRFFCLSEEARSKLKSLFEGN; the protein is encoded by the exons atgaaggaaacaACCGAGATAATGTGCAATGTTATTGATGTGCAGTATCAACTTTGCCTGGCTAAAGATCAGCAGAACATGGCTCCTTCAACTCCGGTTTTTGATTCGATTTCCACAGAAGTCTCGCGTTTTGAGACG GTCGTGGAGTCTTCTGCTGCCAAGCTTTTTCCTCGCATCCGTTCTGGTAGCTATGCAGATATTGGATCAAGGCCGTCTATGGATGATGAACACGTTAGGATTGATGATCTATCTGCCCATCTGGGTTCTTATTTCAAGTGTCCGAGCTCTTTTTATGCAGTTTTTGATGGTCATGGAGGGCCTGATGCAGCTGCTTATGTCAAGAGGAATGCTGTGAGGTTGTTTTTTGAAGATGTTCACTTGCCACAAACATCTGATGTTGATGATGTCTTCCTAAGAGCACTGTTAAATTCCCATAGGGAAGCGTTTTTACAGGCTGACTCTGCATTGGCTGATAAAAGCATTGTTAGCAGTTCATGTGGAACAACAGCATTGACTGCCCTAGTTCTTGGAAGGCATTTAGTGGTTGCAAATGCTGGTGACTGTCGAGCTGTTCTCTGTAGGAAAGGGGTAGCCGTTGATGTGTCTCAAGATCACAAGCCTTCTTATTTGCCAGAACGCAGACGGGTTGAGGAGTTGGGTGGTCGTGTTCAAGGTGAATATCTTAATGGTCCTTCTGTTACTCGAGCCCTTTCTGTTACTCGAGCCCTTGGAGATTGGGATTTTAAGCTTCCAGTTGGCTCCACATCACCTCTCACTGCTGAGCCAGAGGTTCAACAGTTTATGTTAACAGAGGCTGATGAATTCTTGATTATTGGTTGTGATGGTATCTGGGACGTTATGTCAAGCCAGCATGCTGTCAGCCTTGTCCGTCGTGGGCTTAGGCGGCATGATGACCCAGAACTTAGTGCCAGAGAACTAGTCATGGAAGCATCACGCCTCCATTCAGCTGATAATCTCACTGCTGTTGTTGTCTGCTTCGCTTCACCTAATCCTGTTGAGTCATGCGAACCTCGAAGCCGAAGGTTGAGGTTCTTCTGTCTCTCTGAGGAGGCTCGGAGCAAGCTGAAGAGCTTGTTCGAAGGCAATTGA
- the LOC7471085 gene encoding probable protein phosphatase 2C 13 isoform X3 — MAPSTPVFDSISTEVSRFETGAICSVLNGVIRRLISQGLQVVESSAAKLFPRIRSGSYADIGSRPSMDDEHVRIDDLSAHLGSYFKCPSSFYAVFDGHGGPDAAAYVKRNAVRLFFEDVHLPQTSDVDDVFLRALLNSHREAFLQADSALADKSIVSSSCGTTALTALVLGRHLVVANAGDCRAVLCRKGVAVDVSQDHKPSYLPERRRVEELGGRVQGEYLNGPSVTRALSVTRALGDWDFKLPVGSTSPLTAEPEVQQFMLTEADEFLIIGCDGIWDVMSSQHAVSLVRRGLRRHDDPELSARELVMEASRLHSADNLTAVVVCFASPNPVESCEPRSRRLRFFCLSEEARSKLKSLFEGN, encoded by the exons ATGGCTCCTTCAACTCCGGTTTTTGATTCGATTTCCACAGAAGTCTCGCGTTTTGAGACG GGGGCAATTTGTTCGGTCCTGAATGGTGTCATAAGGCGATTGATTAGTCAAGGATTACAA GTCGTGGAGTCTTCTGCTGCCAAGCTTTTTCCTCGCATCCGTTCTGGTAGCTATGCAGATATTGGATCAAGGCCGTCTATGGATGATGAACACGTTAGGATTGATGATCTATCTGCCCATCTGGGTTCTTATTTCAAGTGTCCGAGCTCTTTTTATGCAGTTTTTGATGGTCATGGAGGGCCTGATGCAGCTGCTTATGTCAAGAGGAATGCTGTGAGGTTGTTTTTTGAAGATGTTCACTTGCCACAAACATCTGATGTTGATGATGTCTTCCTAAGAGCACTGTTAAATTCCCATAGGGAAGCGTTTTTACAGGCTGACTCTGCATTGGCTGATAAAAGCATTGTTAGCAGTTCATGTGGAACAACAGCATTGACTGCCCTAGTTCTTGGAAGGCATTTAGTGGTTGCAAATGCTGGTGACTGTCGAGCTGTTCTCTGTAGGAAAGGGGTAGCCGTTGATGTGTCTCAAGATCACAAGCCTTCTTATTTGCCAGAACGCAGACGGGTTGAGGAGTTGGGTGGTCGTGTTCAAGGTGAATATCTTAATGGTCCTTCTGTTACTCGAGCCCTTTCTGTTACTCGAGCCCTTGGAGATTGGGATTTTAAGCTTCCAGTTGGCTCCACATCACCTCTCACTGCTGAGCCAGAGGTTCAACAGTTTATGTTAACAGAGGCTGATGAATTCTTGATTATTGGTTGTGATGGTATCTGGGACGTTATGTCAAGCCAGCATGCTGTCAGCCTTGTCCGTCGTGGGCTTAGGCGGCATGATGACCCAGAACTTAGTGCCAGAGAACTAGTCATGGAAGCATCACGCCTCCATTCAGCTGATAATCTCACTGCTGTTGTTGTCTGCTTCGCTTCACCTAATCCTGTTGAGTCATGCGAACCTCGAAGCCGAAGGTTGAGGTTCTTCTGTCTCTCTGAGGAGGCTCGGAGCAAGCTGAAGAGCTTGTTCGAAGGCAATTGA
- the LOC7471085 gene encoding probable protein phosphatase 2C 13 isoform X4 produces MAPSTPVFDSISTEVSRFETVVESSAAKLFPRIRSGSYADIGSRPSMDDEHVRIDDLSAHLGSYFKCPSSFYAVFDGHGGPDAAAYVKRNAVRLFFEDVHLPQTSDVDDVFLRALLNSHREAFLQADSALADKSIVSSSCGTTALTALVLGRHLVVANAGDCRAVLCRKGVAVDVSQDHKPSYLPERRRVEELGGRVQGEYLNGPSVTRALSVTRALGDWDFKLPVGSTSPLTAEPEVQQFMLTEADEFLIIGCDGIWDVMSSQHAVSLVRRGLRRHDDPELSARELVMEASRLHSADNLTAVVVCFASPNPVESCEPRSRRLRFFCLSEEARSKLKSLFEGN; encoded by the exons ATGGCTCCTTCAACTCCGGTTTTTGATTCGATTTCCACAGAAGTCTCGCGTTTTGAGACG GTCGTGGAGTCTTCTGCTGCCAAGCTTTTTCCTCGCATCCGTTCTGGTAGCTATGCAGATATTGGATCAAGGCCGTCTATGGATGATGAACACGTTAGGATTGATGATCTATCTGCCCATCTGGGTTCTTATTTCAAGTGTCCGAGCTCTTTTTATGCAGTTTTTGATGGTCATGGAGGGCCTGATGCAGCTGCTTATGTCAAGAGGAATGCTGTGAGGTTGTTTTTTGAAGATGTTCACTTGCCACAAACATCTGATGTTGATGATGTCTTCCTAAGAGCACTGTTAAATTCCCATAGGGAAGCGTTTTTACAGGCTGACTCTGCATTGGCTGATAAAAGCATTGTTAGCAGTTCATGTGGAACAACAGCATTGACTGCCCTAGTTCTTGGAAGGCATTTAGTGGTTGCAAATGCTGGTGACTGTCGAGCTGTTCTCTGTAGGAAAGGGGTAGCCGTTGATGTGTCTCAAGATCACAAGCCTTCTTATTTGCCAGAACGCAGACGGGTTGAGGAGTTGGGTGGTCGTGTTCAAGGTGAATATCTTAATGGTCCTTCTGTTACTCGAGCCCTTTCTGTTACTCGAGCCCTTGGAGATTGGGATTTTAAGCTTCCAGTTGGCTCCACATCACCTCTCACTGCTGAGCCAGAGGTTCAACAGTTTATGTTAACAGAGGCTGATGAATTCTTGATTATTGGTTGTGATGGTATCTGGGACGTTATGTCAAGCCAGCATGCTGTCAGCCTTGTCCGTCGTGGGCTTAGGCGGCATGATGACCCAGAACTTAGTGCCAGAGAACTAGTCATGGAAGCATCACGCCTCCATTCAGCTGATAATCTCACTGCTGTTGTTGTCTGCTTCGCTTCACCTAATCCTGTTGAGTCATGCGAACCTCGAAGCCGAAGGTTGAGGTTCTTCTGTCTCTCTGAGGAGGCTCGGAGCAAGCTGAAGAGCTTGTTCGAAGGCAATTGA
- the LOC7471085 gene encoding probable protein phosphatase 2C 13 isoform X5, giving the protein MDDEHVRIDDLSAHLGSYFKCPSSFYAVFDGHGGPDAAAYVKRNAVRLFFEDVHLPQTSDVDDVFLRALLNSHREAFLQADSALADKSIVSSSCGTTALTALVLGRHLVVANAGDCRAVLCRKGVAVDVSQDHKPSYLPERRRVEELGGRVQGEYLNGPSVTRALSVTRALGDWDFKLPVGSTSPLTAEPEVQQFMLTEADEFLIIGCDGIWDVMSSQHAVSLVRRGLRRHDDPELSARELVMEASRLHSADNLTAVVVCFASPNPVESCEPRSRRLRFFCLSEEARSKLKSLFEGN; this is encoded by the coding sequence ATGGATGATGAACACGTTAGGATTGATGATCTATCTGCCCATCTGGGTTCTTATTTCAAGTGTCCGAGCTCTTTTTATGCAGTTTTTGATGGTCATGGAGGGCCTGATGCAGCTGCTTATGTCAAGAGGAATGCTGTGAGGTTGTTTTTTGAAGATGTTCACTTGCCACAAACATCTGATGTTGATGATGTCTTCCTAAGAGCACTGTTAAATTCCCATAGGGAAGCGTTTTTACAGGCTGACTCTGCATTGGCTGATAAAAGCATTGTTAGCAGTTCATGTGGAACAACAGCATTGACTGCCCTAGTTCTTGGAAGGCATTTAGTGGTTGCAAATGCTGGTGACTGTCGAGCTGTTCTCTGTAGGAAAGGGGTAGCCGTTGATGTGTCTCAAGATCACAAGCCTTCTTATTTGCCAGAACGCAGACGGGTTGAGGAGTTGGGTGGTCGTGTTCAAGGTGAATATCTTAATGGTCCTTCTGTTACTCGAGCCCTTTCTGTTACTCGAGCCCTTGGAGATTGGGATTTTAAGCTTCCAGTTGGCTCCACATCACCTCTCACTGCTGAGCCAGAGGTTCAACAGTTTATGTTAACAGAGGCTGATGAATTCTTGATTATTGGTTGTGATGGTATCTGGGACGTTATGTCAAGCCAGCATGCTGTCAGCCTTGTCCGTCGTGGGCTTAGGCGGCATGATGACCCAGAACTTAGTGCCAGAGAACTAGTCATGGAAGCATCACGCCTCCATTCAGCTGATAATCTCACTGCTGTTGTTGTCTGCTTCGCTTCACCTAATCCTGTTGAGTCATGCGAACCTCGAAGCCGAAGGTTGAGGTTCTTCTGTCTCTCTGAGGAGGCTCGGAGCAAGCTGAAGAGCTTGTTCGAAGGCAATTGA
- the LOC7471086 gene encoding dihydrolipoyl dehydrogenase 2, mitochondrial: MAMASIARRKACFLTRNLSNSSSADAFKFSYSLTKFSRGFASSGSEENDVVVIGGGPGGYVAAIKAAQLGLKTTCIEKRGTLGGTCLNVGCIPSKALLHSSHMFHEAQHSFASHGVKFSSVEVDLPAMMAQKDKAVSTLTRGIEGLLKKNKVNYVKGYGKFISPSEVSVDTIDGANTVVKGKNIIIATGSDVKSLPGITIDEEKIVSSTGALALKKIPKKLVVIGAGYIGLEMGSVWRRLGSEVTVVEFAPDIVPSMDGEVRKQFQRMLEKQKMKFMLKTKVVGVDTSGDGVKLTLEPASGGDQTTLEADVVLVSAGRTPFTAGLGLDKIGVETDKVGRIPVDERFVTNVSGVYAIGDVIPGPMLAHKAEEDGVACVEFIAGKHGHVDYDKVPGVVYTHPEVASVGKTEEQVKALGVEYCVGKFPLLANSRAKAIDDAEGLVKIIAEKETDKILGVHIMAPNAGELIHEAALALTYDASSEDIARVCHAHPTMSEALKEAAMATHDKAIHI, from the exons ATGGCGATGGCAAGTATTGCAAGGAGAAAGGCATGCTTTTTAACAAGAAACTTATCAAATTCTTCAAGTGCTGATGCTTTCAAGTTTTCTTATTCCCTCACTAAATTCTCTCGTGGGTTTGCTTCCTCGGGATCTGAAGAGAACGATGTAGTTGTCATCGGTGGTGGACCAGGTGGCTATGTGGCTGCTATTAAAGCTGCCCAGTTGGGTCTCAAAACTACTTGTATTGAAAAACGTGGTACTCTTGGTGGCACTTGTCTTAATGTCGGCTGTATCCCTTCAAAG GCACTTCTTCACTCATCACACATGTTCCATGAAGCCCAACATTCATTTGCTAGCCATGGAGTGAAGTTCTCTTCTGTTGAGGTTGATTTACCTGCCATGATGGCCCAAAAAGACAAAGCTGTGTCTACCCTTACTCGAGGTATTGAAGGTTTATTAAAGAAGAACAAAGTCAACTATGTCAAAGGATATGGCAAGTTCATCTCCCCATCTGAGGTGTCAGTGGACACTATTGATGGTGCAAACACTGTTGTGAAAGGCAAGAATATCATAATTGCCACAGGTTCTGATGTAAAGTCTCTGCCTGGGATTACCATCGACGAAGAGAAAATCGTATCTTCTACTGGTGCTTTGGCTTTGAAAAAGATTCCAAAGAAACTTGTGGTCATTGGGGCAGGCTATATTGGACTTGAGATGGGCTCAGTGTGGCGCCGACTTGGTTCAGAAGTCACCGTCGTTGAGTTTGCTCCGGATATTGTCCCAAGCATGGATGGGGAAGTTCGCAAGCAATTTCAACGCATGCTTGAGAAGCAGAAGATGAAATTCATGCTCAAAACTAAGGTTGTAGGAGTTGATACTTCTGGAGATGGTGTGAAATTGACACTTGAACCAGCATCTGGCGGTGACCAGACAACTCTTGAAGCTGATGTGGTTCTTGTCTCTGCTGGTAGGACTCCATTCACTGCTGGGCTTGGACTGGACAAGATTGGTGTGGAAACTGACAAGGTTGGACGAATTCCTGTCGATGAAAGGTTTGTGACAAATGTTTCTGGTGTCTATGCTATTGGGGATGTGATTCCTGGCCCAATGTTAGCCCACAAGGCAGAAGAGGATGGAGTTGCTTGTGTGGAATTCATAGCAGGCAAGCACGGCCACGTTGACTATGATAAGGTCCCTGGAGTTGTATATACACATCCTGAGGTTGCATCTGTTGGTAAGACTGAAGAGCAGGTCAAGGCACTTGGTGTTGAGTACTGTGTTGGGAAGTTCCCTCTCTTGGCAAATAGTCGCGCCAAGGCAATCGACGATGCTGAAGGGCTAGTCAAGATAATTGCTGAGAAAGAGACAGACAAAATATTGGGAGTTCATATCATGGCACCTAATGCTGGAGAGCTCATTCACGAGGCCGCGCTGGCTCTTACTTATGATGCTTCTAGTGAGGACATAGCTCGTGTATGCCACGCTCATCCAACAATGAGTGAGGCATTGAAGGAAGCTGCCATGGCCACTCATGACAAGGCCATTCACATCTAA